In the genome of Thalassospira sp. ER-Se-21-Dark, one region contains:
- the hrpB gene encoding ATP-dependent helicase HrpB gives MSSRFPALPIDAVLPDVISALENGTNAVLQAPPGAGKTTKVPLALLDCAWRGDQKIIMLEPRRLAARASARRMAQLLGEAVGARVGYRVRFDSKISKDTKIEVVTEGILIRMIQDDPELSGVAAVLFDEFHERSLDADLGLALALETQGALRDDLRLVVMSATLDGDPIARLMGDCPVITSEGRAYPVETRYVAPKPDKWGNVRIDAEMTGAIKTALREESGSILAFLPGQGEITRVESALKGAVGSDVIIAPLYGAMDAKAQDIAIQPAPDGKRKVVLATAIAETSLTIDGIRVVIDSGLQRLPRFDPASGMTRLVTVKSSQASAEQRRGRAGRLEPGVCYRLWPENEHRARAPFTAPEIAEADLAPLTLELARWGVTDPETLPWLDVPDRAKIDQARDVLRGLEALDGENRITPMGTAMAGLPVHPRLAHMMLRGAQLGLDDVACALAALLSDRDFMRGRGRGADLRIRVEAIQKGRAPKMISEAAKQLARRLHDATKQGGLAKPDTARVDRADEVGLLLAFAYPARIGERRKGTDARYRLSGGRGGVLPNEDSLASEPYIAVAELDGQAREAKIYLAAPVARATLETHFADQISEGTEVFWDAQSDAVAARWQRRIGALVLDEKATHDEADPEAIVAALIEGIRKLGPHCLPWDKASEGLRARLAFLHRVAGDAWPDVSDDGLLGSLEDWLAPYLGGITKRGQLKQINLSEALLAGIDWNQRQEMDRLAPTHWQVPTGSNIRIDYSGETPALPVRMQEMFGATETPKVANGKVAVTLHLLSPAQRPIQVTSDLIGFWNGSYAQVKAEMKGRYPKHYWPDDPQVAEPTRRVKSRM, from the coding sequence ATGAGTTCCCGATTTCCCGCCCTGCCAATCGATGCTGTCCTGCCGGATGTGATTTCCGCGCTGGAAAACGGCACCAATGCGGTTTTGCAGGCGCCACCGGGGGCGGGCAAGACGACCAAGGTGCCGCTGGCGTTGCTTGATTGCGCGTGGCGCGGGGATCAGAAGATCATCATGCTCGAACCCCGTCGTCTGGCCGCGCGTGCCAGTGCGCGGCGTATGGCGCAGTTGCTGGGCGAGGCGGTTGGTGCGCGTGTGGGTTATCGCGTCCGGTTTGACAGCAAGATTTCCAAGGACACGAAGATCGAGGTCGTGACCGAGGGCATCCTGATTCGCATGATTCAGGATGACCCCGAACTTTCCGGTGTTGCCGCTGTCCTGTTTGATGAATTTCACGAACGATCATTGGATGCCGATCTGGGCCTCGCCCTTGCCCTTGAAACGCAGGGCGCACTACGTGATGACCTGCGCCTTGTGGTCATGTCGGCCACCCTTGATGGCGATCCGATTGCGCGACTGATGGGCGATTGCCCGGTGATCACATCCGAAGGCCGCGCCTATCCGGTCGAAACGAGATACGTGGCCCCCAAGCCCGATAAATGGGGCAATGTCCGCATTGATGCGGAAATGACCGGCGCGATCAAAACCGCCCTTCGCGAAGAAAGCGGATCGATCCTGGCCTTCCTGCCGGGGCAGGGCGAAATCACCCGGGTGGAAAGTGCGCTTAAGGGTGCGGTGGGAAGTGATGTCATCATCGCCCCGCTTTATGGCGCGATGGATGCAAAGGCACAGGATATCGCGATCCAGCCCGCCCCGGACGGCAAGCGCAAGGTCGTTCTGGCCACCGCGATTGCCGAAACGTCGCTGACCATTGATGGCATCCGGGTGGTGATTGATAGCGGCCTGCAACGCCTGCCAAGGTTTGATCCGGCATCGGGCATGACGCGGCTGGTCACGGTCAAATCATCACAAGCCAGTGCAGAGCAACGCCGTGGCCGCGCCGGACGACTGGAACCGGGCGTGTGTTATCGCCTGTGGCCGGAAAACGAACATCGTGCCCGTGCGCCCTTTACCGCGCCGGAGATTGCCGAGGCCGATCTGGCACCGCTGACGCTGGAGCTGGCCCGCTGGGGTGTTACCGATCCTGAAACGCTGCCGTGGCTGGATGTACCGGATCGCGCCAAGATTGATCAGGCGCGCGATGTCTTGCGCGGCCTTGAAGCACTTGATGGCGAAAACCGCATTACACCGATGGGCACTGCCATGGCCGGATTGCCGGTCCATCCGCGGTTGGCGCATATGATGTTGCGCGGCGCGCAGCTTGGCCTGGATGATGTCGCCTGTGCGCTGGCGGCGTTGTTGTCTGATCGTGATTTCATGCGCGGGCGCGGGCGCGGGGCGGATTTGCGCATTCGGGTTGAGGCAATCCAGAAGGGCCGGGCGCCCAAAATGATATCGGAGGCCGCCAAGCAACTGGCCCGCCGCTTGCACGATGCCACCAAGCAGGGCGGGTTGGCAAAACCCGATACCGCGCGCGTGGATCGCGCCGATGAGGTTGGCTTGTTGCTCGCCTTTGCCTATCCCGCCCGGATCGGGGAGCGCCGCAAGGGGACGGACGCGCGCTATCGCCTGTCGGGCGGGCGCGGTGGCGTTTTACCCAATGAAGATAGCTTGGCGTCGGAGCCCTATATCGCGGTTGCCGAACTGGACGGGCAGGCGCGCGAGGCCAAGATTTACCTTGCCGCCCCGGTGGCGCGTGCCACCCTTGAAACCCATTTTGCCGATCAGATTTCCGAGGGCACGGAAGTCTTCTGGGACGCACAAAGCGATGCGGTTGCCGCCCGCTGGCAACGCCGGATTGGCGCCCTGGTGTTGGATGAAAAAGCCACCCATGACGAAGCCGATCCCGAGGCGATTGTTGCAGCCCTGATCGAGGGCATCCGCAAACTCGGCCCGCATTGCCTGCCATGGGACAAGGCATCAGAAGGCTTGCGCGCAAGGCTGGCGTTTCTTCATCGGGTGGCGGGCGATGCTTGGCCCGATGTTTCTGATGACGGGCTTCTGGGATCGCTTGAAGACTGGTTGGCACCCTATCTCGGCGGCATTACCAAACGAGGCCAGCTTAAACAGATCAACCTGTCTGAGGCGTTGCTTGCCGGGATTGACTGGAACCAGCGACAGGAAATGGATCGCTTGGCCCCCACCCATTGGCAAGTGCCCACCGGATCAAACATCCGCATTGATTATAGCGGTGAAACACCCGCTTTGCCGGTGCGCATGCAGGAAATGTTTGGTGCCACCGAAACGCCAAAGGTGGCGAATGGCAAGGTCGCGGTGACCTTGCATCTGCTATCCCCCGCGCAACGCCCCATTCAGGTCACCAGCGACCTGATCGGGTTCTGGAACGGGTCCTATGCGCAGGTGAAGGCCGAGATGAAGGGACGTTATCCCAAACATTACTGGCCCGACGACCCGCAAGTCGCCGAACCAACCCGTCGGGTTAAAAGCCGGATGTAG
- the greB gene encoding transcription elongation factor GreB, whose product MDRPIYITPEGLEALKSELDHLWKKERPEVVAVVHWAAGNGDRSENGDYIYGKKRLREIDRRVRYLRKRIEDAVVVRSDEQPDHAHIFFGATVTYVNARDEEKTIRIVGEDEADSLNGKISWISPVARALMKSGVGDVVTVRTPSGEDELEILEISYPA is encoded by the coding sequence ATGGACAGACCGATTTACATCACCCCCGAAGGGTTAGAGGCCCTTAAATCCGAACTCGACCACCTTTGGAAAAAGGAACGGCCGGAAGTCGTGGCTGTTGTCCATTGGGCAGCGGGCAATGGCGACCGTTCGGAAAACGGGGATTACATCTATGGCAAAAAGCGCCTGCGCGAAATCGACCGGCGCGTGCGATACCTGCGCAAGCGGATTGAGGATGCCGTCGTCGTCCGCTCTGATGAACAACCCGATCATGCCCACATATTCTTTGGCGCAACGGTCACGTATGTGAATGCCCGCGACGAAGAAAAAACCATCCGTATTGTTGGCGAGGACGAGGCCGACAGCCTCAATGGCAAGATCAGCTGGATCTCCCCGGTGGCGCGCGCCCTGATGAAATCGGGTGTCGGCGATGTCGTCACCGTTCGCACCCCCTCGGGCGAGGATGAGCTTGAAATCTTAGAGATCAGCTATCCGGCCTAA
- a CDS encoding class I SAM-dependent methyltransferase: MTDLSVLALVGIILALIAGYAIRLKAVPMPTSAKAADEIIAYIPGDTKAVTDFGSGWGDLALAIARARPEIKVTGIELSPIPYAISRMRAVLAARPNLDFIRGDFKTLDRDPGDVVVCFLDPRVMGDVGDVLDQRMANGGILISRAFAIPGWQAFGEVPMKTGSDHLYLYRIGSHKPGVVA; the protein is encoded by the coding sequence ATGACTGATTTATCCGTACTGGCCCTTGTCGGAATTATTTTGGCGCTGATTGCGGGTTATGCAATCCGGCTAAAGGCCGTTCCGATGCCGACATCGGCCAAGGCGGCCGACGAAATCATCGCCTATATCCCGGGTGATACCAAGGCGGTGACGGATTTCGGATCTGGCTGGGGTGATCTGGCGCTGGCGATTGCGCGGGCAAGGCCGGAGATCAAAGTCACCGGTATTGAATTATCACCAATCCCCTATGCCATCAGCCGGATGCGGGCGGTTTTGGCTGCACGGCCCAACCTTGATTTCATCCGGGGTGATTTTAAAACCCTTGATCGCGATCCCGGCGACGTTGTGGTTTGTTTTCTTGACCCAAGGGTGATGGGCGATGTTGGCGATGTGCTGGATCAGCGTATGGCAAATGGCGGCATTTTGATATCGCGCGCCTTTGCCATTCCCGGTTGGCAGGCGTTTGGCGAGGTGCCGATGAAAACCGGATCGGATCACCTTTATCTGTATCGGATCGGCAGTCACAAGCCGGGCGTTGTTGCCTGA
- a CDS encoding O-antigen ligase domain-containing protein has protein sequence MKAIETGVVQYAGQGPGTASQAVSLPIWLVLAGNLLMGTSLWLIAAGGMGAKLILLGFWIAMLCAYARPVRITPGLLAGSLALAGLIGVIATGNGASIEKLRLIGNLLMLPVGLLVGLMIGRDSLRVMMPVLVVYLLLSSSFQMTHEGLRLNQPFLFLGLFALCSVVRWRGCRLLAAGSALAVLLSQTRIAVLAMLVNLIGMIRFSRAMTWLVGMAALAVAGWFAMSHLPRLFLTHGSGRLAFWQDFWGMWQGGSVGQRWLGFGTGSVEEILSGYQSFASFGALHNDHFRMLFETGITGAILWSAGWIVMLWTLRHARLAVSILLSVMLTMVTDNTLNYGHYLVCCGMVAGIAARKGPYHG, from the coding sequence GTGAAAGCTATTGAGACCGGGGTTGTGCAATACGCCGGGCAGGGGCCGGGAACCGCCAGCCAAGCAGTATCACTGCCGATCTGGTTGGTACTTGCAGGCAATCTTTTGATGGGCACCTCGCTCTGGCTGATTGCAGCGGGCGGGATGGGCGCCAAGCTTATCCTGCTTGGTTTCTGGATTGCGATGCTGTGCGCTTACGCCCGTCCGGTTCGCATTACACCGGGTTTGCTTGCTGGCAGTTTGGCTCTTGCCGGGCTGATCGGTGTCATTGCCACTGGCAATGGCGCCAGCATCGAAAAGCTCCGCCTGATCGGCAACCTTTTGATGCTGCCGGTCGGACTGTTGGTCGGGCTTATGATTGGCCGGGACAGCCTTCGGGTGATGATGCCGGTTCTGGTGGTTTATCTGCTGCTTTCAAGTTCGTTTCAGATGACGCATGAGGGACTGCGCCTTAATCAGCCGTTCTTGTTTCTGGGGCTTTTTGCGCTTTGTTCGGTGGTCCGGTGGCGGGGCTGTCGGCTGCTTGCCGCGGGATCGGCCTTGGCGGTGTTGCTCAGCCAAACACGGATTGCGGTGTTGGCGATGTTGGTCAATCTGATCGGGATGATCCGGTTTTCGCGGGCGATGACGTGGCTTGTTGGTATGGCCGCATTGGCCGTGGCTGGCTGGTTTGCGATGTCCCATCTGCCGCGCCTGTTTCTGACCCATGGCAGTGGGCGTTTGGCGTTCTGGCAGGACTTCTGGGGGATGTGGCAAGGCGGCTCTGTCGGCCAACGATGGCTTGGTTTCGGGACCGGGTCGGTGGAGGAAATTCTGTCCGGCTATCAATCCTTTGCATCCTTCGGGGCGCTTCATAATGATCATTTCCGCATGCTGTTTGAAACCGGAATCACCGGGGCGATACTTTGGTCGGCGGGATGGATTGTCATGCTTTGGACCTTGCGCCATGCGCGCCTTGCCGTCTCTATCCTGCTTTCGGTGATGCTGACCATGGTGACGGATAATACGCTGAATTACGGGCATTATCTGGTCTGTTGCGGGATGGTCGCCGGGATTGCCGCGCGCAAGGGGCCTTATCATGGATAG
- a CDS encoding NAD(P)-dependent oxidoreductase — protein MTALSGENIAFIGLGLMGRPMALNLEKAGAVLTVNTRNPETLNAFEDLGIATAGTPADAAAEADIVIICVANTPALENVLLGEEGIIDGLEEGTIVIDMGTTSVEATRRFADVVEEAGGTWIDAPVSGGTHGAENGTLSIMVGASPEDFERAHRVFDVLGSRVTHVGDVSSGQIAKAANQMIVGITIGAVAEAFSMADEAGVDLDKLRSALTGGFADSAILQKHGERMIERNFEPGGKVVTQRKDLFQALEFSEGELGVELPITRLAMELYDELIDMGHGDLDHSALIKVYEED, from the coding sequence ATGACCGCTCTTTCCGGGGAAAACATCGCCTTTATCGGACTTGGATTGATGGGGCGTCCGATGGCGCTCAATCTTGAAAAGGCCGGTGCAGTCCTGACCGTCAATACCCGTAATCCCGAAACACTCAATGCCTTCGAAGATCTTGGCATTGCGACTGCGGGCACCCCGGCCGATGCCGCGGCCGAGGCCGACATCGTCATCATCTGTGTTGCCAACACGCCCGCACTTGAAAATGTGCTTCTGGGTGAAGAAGGCATTATTGACGGCCTCGAAGAAGGCACCATCGTCATCGACATGGGTACAACCTCGGTCGAAGCCACACGGCGCTTTGCCGATGTGGTCGAAGAAGCCGGCGGCACATGGATTGATGCCCCGGTTTCCGGTGGCACCCACGGGGCTGAGAACGGCACCCTTTCCATCATGGTCGGTGCATCGCCCGAAGATTTCGAACGTGCCCATCGGGTGTTTGACGTCCTTGGGTCACGCGTCACCCATGTCGGCGATGTCAGTTCCGGCCAGATTGCCAAGGCGGCCAATCAGATGATTGTCGGCATCACCATTGGTGCGGTTGCCGAAGCCTTTTCCATGGCTGATGAAGCCGGTGTCGATCTTGATAAACTGCGATCTGCGCTGACCGGTGGTTTTGCCGATTCCGCGATCTTGCAAAAGCACGGAGAACGCATGATCGAACGCAATTTCGAACCGGGCGGCAAGGTCGTCACCCAGCGCAAGGACCTGTTCCAGGCGCTTGAATTTTCCGAAGGCGAACTGGGGGTCGAACTGCCCATTACCCGTCTTGCCATGGAACTTTATGACGAATTGATCGACATGGGTCATGGCGACCTCGATCATTCAGCATTGATCAAAGTCTATGAAGAAGACTGA
- a CDS encoding SlyX family protein, with protein sequence MSHEETDTRITELEIQLAHMETVVTDLSDMIKKQWDRIDLLERQNKLMSSDIKRMIDFLRTAPEDDAPPPHY encoded by the coding sequence ATGAGCCACGAAGAAACCGACACCCGCATAACCGAGCTTGAAATACAGCTTGCCCACATGGAAACCGTCGTCACCGACCTGTCTGACATGATCAAAAAGCAGTGGGATCGCATCGATCTGCTTGAACGTCAGAACAAATTAATGTCGTCTGATATTAAACGCATGATCGATTTCCTGCGTACAGCACCCGAAGACGACGCACCACCGCCGCACTATTGA
- a CDS encoding MFS transporter: MSPTQSSPQSPPPQSPTRMTIMRAKKWFPWLVLLSGCLVLSLNLGVRQSLGLFIPDMLNDTGWNAATFGLAFAIQNLMWGISAPIAGAIADRFGTTRTLIGGGIVYALGLYLMGTSASPGELYLTAGFLIGTGVGITSFPVVLAAISRVFSNEKRSFALGLASAGGSVGQLVMAPTTQALNSSLGYVSALVILAAISMLIIPAAFAMTGKAEGNSPTATPDLGPQGLAAAFHEARKHRGFALLNAGFFVCGFHIAVIATHLPTFTELCGLPRSVAAEGLALIGLFNIVGTLTAGWAGGKWRKKYGLSFIYGMRALVIVIFIFAPKTSETILLFSASMGALWLSTVPLTSGLIAQVFGPRYMATLFGIVMLSHQIGAFFGAWMGGIVYDLTGNFDAVWWASVALGVFAAIVHMPIDDRELRATAKA, from the coding sequence ATGAGCCCCACTCAAAGCTCGCCCCAAAGTCCGCCGCCGCAAAGCCCCACACGCATGACCATTATGCGGGCGAAAAAATGGTTCCCGTGGCTGGTTCTGCTTTCTGGCTGCCTTGTTTTGTCACTGAACCTTGGTGTGCGTCAGTCGCTTGGCCTGTTTATCCCCGATATGCTCAATGACACGGGCTGGAACGCTGCCACCTTTGGTCTGGCCTTTGCCATTCAAAACCTGATGTGGGGTATTTCCGCCCCGATCGCCGGTGCCATTGCGGACCGTTTTGGTACAACCCGGACCCTGATTGGCGGTGGTATCGTTTATGCGCTTGGGCTTTATCTGATGGGCACATCCGCGTCCCCCGGCGAGCTTTACCTCACTGCAGGTTTCCTGATCGGCACCGGTGTTGGCATCACGAGTTTTCCGGTGGTGCTTGCCGCGATCAGCCGCGTTTTCAGCAATGAAAAACGAAGCTTCGCACTGGGTCTGGCCTCCGCTGGTGGTTCAGTTGGTCAGTTGGTAATGGCCCCGACCACCCAGGCGCTCAACAGTTCGCTTGGTTATGTATCGGCCCTTGTTATCCTCGCAGCCATTTCGATGCTGATCATCCCGGCTGCCTTTGCCATGACCGGCAAGGCCGAAGGAAACAGCCCGACCGCCACCCCCGATCTGGGTCCGCAGGGCTTGGCCGCCGCGTTCCACGAGGCCCGCAAACATCGCGGCTTCGCACTGCTCAATGCCGGTTTCTTTGTCTGCGGTTTCCACATCGCGGTGATCGCCACCCACCTTCCTACCTTTACCGAACTATGCGGCTTGCCCCGTTCGGTCGCGGCCGAAGGTCTGGCACTGATCGGTCTGTTTAACATTGTCGGAACGCTTACGGCCGGCTGGGCCGGTGGCAAATGGCGCAAGAAATATGGCCTGTCGTTTATTTACGGCATGCGTGCGCTGGTCATTGTGATCTTTATCTTTGCACCCAAAACGTCTGAAACCATCTTGCTGTTTTCGGCATCGATGGGCGCACTTTGGCTTTCGACCGTGCCGCTGACCAGTGGCCTGATCGCGCAGGTCTTCGGGCCGCGTTACATGGCGACCCTGTTTGGCATTGTCATGCTGTCCCATCAGATCGGCGCGTTCTTTGGCGCCTGGATGGGCGGCATTGTCTATGACCTGACCGGTAATTTCGATGCCGTCTGGTGGGCATCCGTGGCACTCGGCGTCTTTGCCGCCATCGTGCATATGCCGATTGATGACAGGGAACTGCGCGCCACGGCCAAGGCGTAG
- a CDS encoding LysR family transcriptional regulator produces the protein MDTRELETLIAVADAQSFHGAADRLGLTQPAVTRRIQRLEERIGKSLFDRATKPLQPTIAGHRALTEARDLLRRLEGFSDSVLGNTKRHGPFRLGVSHGAAPLLAAQELRSLHQAFPDMSLSIKSGWSAELLPLLRRGEIDAMLSLDGPNGIVGGVQSRDLPASLSPQTLLDDEIVAIGPKSSRSHPTTIAELAKHPMILMPEGCTFRALGNAWAHKNGVEFTSVLEVSALELQIEMVAAGAGYGIMARRFCQHSPAANRIKILDIPGMNWGMAITLIRRASSSDLDDIIDKVGELVINAGKASDNPHAEMLSAS, from the coding sequence ATGGACACCCGCGAGCTTGAAACCCTTATCGCCGTTGCAGACGCGCAATCCTTTCACGGTGCGGCGGATCGCCTTGGCCTGACGCAACCGGCCGTCACCCGCCGTATTCAGCGCCTTGAAGAACGCATTGGCAAAAGCCTGTTTGACCGCGCTACCAAACCCCTGCAACCAACCATCGCCGGGCACCGGGCGCTTACCGAGGCACGCGATCTGTTGCGCCGCCTTGAAGGTTTCAGCGACTCGGTTCTTGGCAACACCAAACGCCACGGCCCGTTCCGATTGGGCGTAAGTCACGGGGCCGCCCCGCTTCTGGCCGCCCAAGAACTCCGTTCCCTGCATCAGGCCTTCCCGGATATGTCGCTTTCGATCAAAAGCGGCTGGTCAGCGGAACTTCTTCCGCTTCTGCGTCGGGGTGAAATTGATGCCATGCTGTCGCTTGACGGGCCAAACGGCATTGTTGGCGGGGTACAAAGCCGCGATCTGCCGGCAAGCCTGTCGCCGCAAACCTTGCTCGATGATGAAATCGTTGCCATCGGCCCGAAATCATCCCGTTCCCATCCGACAACCATCGCCGAACTTGCCAAACATCCGATGATCCTGATGCCCGAAGGCTGCACCTTCCGCGCGCTTGGCAATGCATGGGCGCATAAAAACGGGGTCGAATTCACATCCGTGCTTGAAGTCTCCGCGCTTGAATTGCAGATCGAAATGGTCGCCGCCGGGGCGGGTTACGGGATCATGGCGCGGCGGTTTTGCCAGCACAGCCCAGCCGCAAACCGGATCAAGATCCTTGATATTCCCGGCATGAACTGGGGCATGGCCATCACCCTGATCCGTCGCGCATCAAGTTCTGATCTTGACGATATTATCGACAAGGTTGGCGAACTGGTGATTAATGCCGGCAAAGCATCCGATAACCCACATGCAGAAATGTTATCAGCATCATAA
- a CDS encoding DUF3095 domain-containing protein has protein sequence MTNLYLDIPTFDDFGKVLDGTVYHALPDDWWVGTSDVIGSTKAVEAGRYKDVNMVGASVICAVSNVLGHSDYPFLFGGDGASFACPPDQIDAVRDAMASTATWAAETLDLELRVGLVRIGDIRAAGHDVRIARYAVSNPVSYAMFAGGGMQWAEDQMKQGNNMIPAAPPGSRPDLTGLSCRWSPIRAEGSDVILSIIVAGRDDRTRFDATVHELFAILDDSPRKSSPIPENGPGIAFPPPGMHLEAEATKHKEGGYIKAWLKALYIALIAAILMKTGWKLGAFDPRRYRDYTGYNTDFRKFGDGLWMTVNCSLTRAEEVEALLHAAELQGDIHFGTHRQRSAIMTCIVPSITSDAHFHFLDGGEGGYTAAATAFKAKRKRDQVLGASPANA, from the coding sequence TTGACCAACCTTTATCTCGACATACCGACCTTTGACGACTTCGGAAAGGTGCTTGATGGCACGGTGTATCATGCCCTTCCCGATGACTGGTGGGTGGGCACATCCGATGTCATTGGGTCGACGAAGGCGGTCGAAGCCGGTCGATACAAGGACGTCAACATGGTCGGTGCATCAGTGATCTGCGCAGTCAGCAATGTGCTTGGACATTCAGATTACCCGTTCCTGTTTGGTGGCGATGGCGCAAGTTTTGCCTGCCCCCCGGATCAGATTGACGCGGTGCGCGATGCGATGGCATCGACGGCCACCTGGGCGGCTGAAACCCTGGATCTTGAATTGCGTGTCGGTCTTGTGCGGATCGGCGATATCCGGGCTGCTGGGCACGATGTCCGCATTGCGCGCTACGCCGTTTCCAATCCGGTTTCCTATGCCATGTTTGCCGGCGGCGGCATGCAATGGGCCGAAGACCAGATGAAACAGGGCAACAACATGATCCCGGCGGCTCCGCCCGGCAGTCGACCGGATCTGACCGGGCTTTCATGCCGCTGGTCCCCGATCCGGGCTGAGGGTTCGGACGTCATTCTGTCGATCATTGTTGCAGGGCGTGACGACCGCACCCGGTTTGATGCCACCGTTCATGAACTGTTTGCCATTCTTGATGACAGCCCGCGCAAAAGCAGCCCGATCCCCGAAAACGGGCCAGGTATCGCCTTCCCGCCGCCCGGAATGCATCTTGAGGCAGAGGCCACCAAACACAAGGAAGGCGGTTATATCAAAGCATGGCTCAAGGCGCTCTATATCGCGCTGATCGCGGCCATCCTGATGAAAACCGGCTGGAAGTTGGGCGCCTTTGATCCACGGCGCTATCGCGATTACACCGGCTATAACACCGACTTTCGCAAATTTGGCGATGGCCTGTGGATGACGGTGAATTGCAGTTTGACCCGTGCTGAGGAAGTCGAAGCCCTTTTGCATGCGGCAGAACTGCAAGGCGACATTCATTTTGGCACCCATCGCCAACGCAGTGCGATCATGACCTGCATTGTGCCCTCCATCACAAGCGATGCGCATTTCCATTTTCTTGATGGCGGCGAAGGCGGCTATACCGCGGCGGCCACGGCGTTCAAGGCAAAAAGAAAACGCGATCAGGTCCTTGGCGCATCCCCCGCCAATGCATGA
- a CDS encoding tellurite resistance TerB family protein, translating into MISHQDALIYTMVMVSAADNDITDAELSAMGRRVRYLPIFAGFDNDGVTSVARDCAKLLGEEDGMDRTLDMIRDALPRKLRETAYVFACEIVLSDSEISQEELRILELLRHRLDIDRLVGSAIERAMAARYVRPGDF; encoded by the coding sequence GTGATTTCGCATCAGGACGCCTTGATCTACACAATGGTTATGGTATCGGCCGCCGATAACGATATCACCGACGCCGAACTTTCCGCGATGGGCCGCCGGGTCCGTTATCTTCCGATTTTTGCCGGATTTGACAATGATGGTGTCACCAGTGTTGCGCGCGATTGCGCCAAGCTGCTCGGCGAAGAAGACGGCATGGACCGCACGCTGGATATGATCCGCGATGCCCTGCCGCGCAAACTGCGCGAAACCGCGTATGTCTTCGCCTGTGAAATCGTCCTGTCCGACAGTGAAATCAGCCAGGAAGAACTCCGCATTCTTGAATTGCTTCGCCACCGGCTTGATATTGACCGGTTGGTCGGATCGGCCATCGAACGGGCCATGGCGGCGCGCTATGTCCGGCCCGGTGATTTTTGA
- a CDS encoding GDCCVxC domain-containing (seleno)protein: MKKTDADHVELVSVLTCPECGHVETETMPTDACQYFYDCKGCGAVLRPKAGDCCVFCSYGTVPCPPIQLHGRGEDGGCCGHGN, from the coding sequence ATGAAGAAGACTGATGCCGATCATGTCGAACTGGTTTCGGTCCTGACCTGCCCTGAATGCGGGCATGTCGAAACCGAAACCATGCCGACGGATGCCTGCCAGTATTTTTATGACTGCAAGGGATGCGGTGCAGTGCTGCGTCCCAAGGCTGGTGATTGCTGCGTTTTCTGTTCGTATGGCACCGTCCCCTGCCCGCCGATCCAGTTACATGGGCGCGGGGAAGACGGTGGCTGTTGCGGGCATGGCAACTAA